The following proteins are co-located in the Vidua macroura isolate BioBank_ID:100142 chromosome 1, ASM2450914v1, whole genome shotgun sequence genome:
- the LOC128819014 gene encoding uncharacterized protein LOC128819014 isoform X3 → MSILSHTCWHHQDLSQDFPSPPGSPGPIMESIISSWSYRTCLGVQHLLNPSSSPPWTPGAILGSIISPWSSWILLGVHHHLLEPFWGPSSPPGPPGPILALIISPSFSWTSFGALPLLQIQPNRSWWPRSPPGPTLAPTSFSWSWKIHPGQLDPSGPSLVSIISSTLLSVHHLLQDPPGHPSPLGSAQPTLVSPVSSRTHLGVPDLLLDPPWWPPSPPGPTLVPPRSPPGHHHLLQIPPEHPPDPSRSSWSPQSSTRSHLGDPNQPWCLHLFQVPPW, encoded by the exons ATGTCCATCCTGTCCCACACATGTTGGCACCACCAGGACCTGTCCCAGGACTTCCCATCTCCTCCTGGCTCTCCTGGGCCCATCATGGAGtccatcatctcctcctggTCCTACAGGACCTGTCTTGGGGTCCAACATCTCCTGAACCCATCTTCGAGTCCACCATGGACTCCTGGAGCCATCCTGGGGTCTATCATCTCTCCCTGGTCCTCCTGGATCCTTCTTGGGGTCCACCATCATCTCCTGGAGCCATTTTGGGGtccatcatctcctcctggTCCTCCTGGACCCATCTTGGCCCTCATCATCTCCCCCAGCTTCTCCTGGACCAGTTTTGGtgcccttcccctcctccagaTCCAGCCCAACCGCTCTTGGTGGCCCAGATCTCCTCCTGGACCCACCTTGGCACCCACCAGCTTCTCTTGGTCCTGGAAAATCCACCCAGGACAGCTTGACCCTTCTGGACCCAGCTTGGTGTCCATCATCTCCTCGACCCTTCTTAGTGTCCATCATCTCCTCCAGGACCCACCTGGGCACCCATCTCCACTTGGTTCTGCCCAGCCCACCttggtgtccccggtgtcctCCAGGACTCACCTTGGTGTCCCTGATCTCCTCCTGGACCCACCTTGGTGGCCCCCATCTCCTCCAGGTCCAACCCTGGTGCCCCCCAGATCTCCACCTGGGCACCATCATCTGCTCCAGATCCCACCTGAGCACCCCCCAGATCCCTCCAGGTCCTCCTGGTCTCCCCAAAGCTCCACCAGGTCCCACCTTGGTGACCCCAACCAACCTTGGTGCCTCCATCTCTTCCAG GTCCCACCTTGGTGA
- the LOC128819014 gene encoding uncharacterized protein LOC128819014 isoform X2, producing MSILSHTCWHHQDLSQDFPSPPGSPGPIMESIISSWSYRTCLGVQHLLNPSSSPPWTPGAILGSIISPWSSWILLGVHHHLLEPFWGPSSPPGPPGPILALIISPSFSWTSFGALPLLQIQPNRSWWPRSPPGPTLAPTSFSWSWKIHPGQLDPSGPSLVSIISSTLLSVHHLLQDPPGHPSPLGSAQPTLVSPVSSRTHLGVPDLLLDPPWWPPSPPGPTLVPPRSPPGHHHLLQIPPEHPPDPSRSSWSPQSSTRSHLGDPQISTRSHLGDPKSPPGPTLVIPDLFQVPP from the exons ATGTCCATCCTGTCCCACACATGTTGGCACCACCAGGACCTGTCCCAGGACTTCCCATCTCCTCCTGGCTCTCCTGGGCCCATCATGGAGtccatcatctcctcctggTCCTACAGGACCTGTCTTGGGGTCCAACATCTCCTGAACCCATCTTCGAGTCCACCATGGACTCCTGGAGCCATCCTGGGGTCTATCATCTCTCCCTGGTCCTCCTGGATCCTTCTTGGGGTCCACCATCATCTCCTGGAGCCATTTTGGGGtccatcatctcctcctggTCCTCCTGGACCCATCTTGGCCCTCATCATCTCCCCCAGCTTCTCCTGGACCAGTTTTGGtgcccttcccctcctccagaTCCAGCCCAACCGCTCTTGGTGGCCCAGATCTCCTCCTGGACCCACCTTGGCACCCACCAGCTTCTCTTGGTCCTGGAAAATCCACCCAGGACAGCTTGACCCTTCTGGACCCAGCTTGGTGTCCATCATCTCCTCGACCCTTCTTAGTGTCCATCATCTCCTCCAGGACCCACCTGGGCACCCATCTCCACTTGGTTCTGCCCAGCCCACCttggtgtccccggtgtcctCCAGGACTCACCTTGGTGTCCCTGATCTCCTCCTGGACCCACCTTGGTGGCCCCCATCTCCTCCAGGTCCAACCCTGGTGCCCCCCAGATCTCCACCTGGGCACCATCATCTGCTCCAGATCCCACCTGAGCACCCCCCAGATCCCTCCAGGTCCTCCTGGTCTCCCCAAAGCTCCACCAGGTCCCACCTTGGTGACC CCCAAATCTCCACCAG GTCCCACCTTGGTGACCCCAAATCTCCACCAG GTCCCACCTTGGTGATCCCAGATCTCTTCCAGGTCCCACCTTAA
- the LOC128819014 gene encoding uncharacterized protein LOC128819014 isoform X1 has product MSILSHTCWHHQDLSQDFPSPPGSPGPIMESIISSWSYRTCLGVQHLLNPSSSPPWTPGAILGSIISPWSSWILLGVHHHLLEPFWGPSSPPGPPGPILALIISPSFSWTSFGALPLLQIQPNRSWWPRSPPGPTLAPTSFSWSWKIHPGQLDPSGPSLVSIISSTLLSVHHLLQDPPGHPSPLGSAQPTLVSPVSSRTHLGVPDLLLDPPWWPPSPPGPTLVPPRSPPGHHHLLQIPPEHPPDPSRSSWSPQSSTRSHLGDPQISTRSHLGDPKSPPGLTLVTPNLQQDHLGAPQSSSDPPGPTLVTPNLQQVPPW; this is encoded by the exons ATGTCCATCCTGTCCCACACATGTTGGCACCACCAGGACCTGTCCCAGGACTTCCCATCTCCTCCTGGCTCTCCTGGGCCCATCATGGAGtccatcatctcctcctggTCCTACAGGACCTGTCTTGGGGTCCAACATCTCCTGAACCCATCTTCGAGTCCACCATGGACTCCTGGAGCCATCCTGGGGTCTATCATCTCTCCCTGGTCCTCCTGGATCCTTCTTGGGGTCCACCATCATCTCCTGGAGCCATTTTGGGGtccatcatctcctcctggTCCTCCTGGACCCATCTTGGCCCTCATCATCTCCCCCAGCTTCTCCTGGACCAGTTTTGGtgcccttcccctcctccagaTCCAGCCCAACCGCTCTTGGTGGCCCAGATCTCCTCCTGGACCCACCTTGGCACCCACCAGCTTCTCTTGGTCCTGGAAAATCCACCCAGGACAGCTTGACCCTTCTGGACCCAGCTTGGTGTCCATCATCTCCTCGACCCTTCTTAGTGTCCATCATCTCCTCCAGGACCCACCTGGGCACCCATCTCCACTTGGTTCTGCCCAGCCCACCttggtgtccccggtgtcctCCAGGACTCACCTTGGTGTCCCTGATCTCCTCCTGGACCCACCTTGGTGGCCCCCATCTCCTCCAGGTCCAACCCTGGTGCCCCCCAGATCTCCACCTGGGCACCATCATCTGCTCCAGATCCCACCTGAGCACCCCCCAGATCCCTCCAGGTCCTCCTGGTCTCCCCAAAGCTCCACCAGGTCCCACCTTGGTGACC CCCAAATCTCCACCAG GTCCCACCTTGGTGACCCCAAATCTCCTCCAGGTTTGACCTTGGTGACCCCCAACCTCCAGCAGGACCACCTTGGTGCCCCTCAATCTTCTTCAGATCCTCCAGGTCCCACCTTGGTGACCCCCAATCTCCAGCAG GTCCCACCTTGGTGA
- the LOC128814282 gene encoding LOW QUALITY PROTEIN: leucine-rich repeat-containing protein 14-like (The sequence of the model RefSeq protein was modified relative to this genomic sequence to represent the inferred CDS: inserted 1 base in 1 codon) — protein MAPSRSRSTHIPPCIPKRQFPPGYSDSLLFLCARRIVAHHPLPVLPALPXHLYPILFQAAFLDGRPLVLRDLVAAWPFPVLNFQRLVGRQELLRDHPCKLCVQAVILAVVAQLRRQLEEPGHHSSACRLRVLDVTGVPDDPAGRTPDGMSTPWSGTVALAKACVEVSKHQREFQRRGSKRHKGRSGAAVAAAAPQPPGVDVHADLFVNGMSYGILRDALQTGATSPLRLKCREFQAEKLSLAGIVSLLETLDPSCVRRVDLRFRNLGLTGLSVILPHLSRFPELRSLKLQYSNVDVRRPTPESAIGIRCLAGQLGMLPSLRELNLGSSRLSGNLRQILCDLQAPLESLELAFCSLVPADLAFLSQSFHAPALKRLDLSGHDFSQGLLEPLRLLLEETSASLLHLDLMECRMADSHLDALLPTLRRCSRLRFLGLYGNSLSTAALKDLLQKTLELPDLHLVVYPFPVDCYKPEPPRRVPGSRRIYEEPMDGERLAAATAEISQLLANSGRTDLVWTYNPYGHGTLDYFSL, from the exons ATGGCTCCGTCGCGCAGCCGCTCCACCCACATCCCGCCGTGCATCCCCAAGCGCCAATTCCCGCCGGGATATTCCgattccctcctcttcctctgcgCCCGCCGCATCGTCGCCCACCACCCCCTGCCCGTCCTCCCCGCCCTCC CCCACCTCTACCCCATCCTCTTCCAAGCGGCGTTCCTGGACGGGAGGCCCCTGGTCCTGCGCGATTTGGTGGCCGCATGGCCTTTCCCGGTGCTCAACTTCCAGCGCCTCGTGGGGCGCCAGGAGCTGCTCCGCGATCACCCCTGCAAGCTCTGCGTCCAGGCCGTCATCCTGGCCGTGGTGGCGCAGCTCCGGCGGCAGCTGGAGGAGCCCGGCCACCATTCCAG cGCATGTCGCCTACGTGTGCTGGACGTGACGGGAGTTCCGGACGATCCGGCCGGCCGCACTCCAGACGGAATGAGCACACCCTGGTCCGGCACGGTGGCATTGGCCAAGGCTTGCGTGGAGGTGTCCAAGCACCAGCGGGAATTCCAGAGGCGCGGATCCAAGCGGCACAAAGGCCGCTCCGGAGCCGCCGTTGCCGCGGCCGCTCCGCAGCCCCCAGGCGTGGACGTCCACGCCGACCTGTTCGTCAACGGAATGTCCTACGGGATCCTGCGCGACGCCCTCCAGACCGGAGCCACCAGCCCGCTGCGCCTCAAGTGCCGCGAATTCCAAGCAGAAAAGCTCTCCCTGGCCGGCATCGTGAGCCTGCTGGAAACTCTGGATCCCTCCTGTGTGCGGAGGGTGGATCTGCGCTTCCGGAATTTGGGATTGACCGGGCTCTCGGTGATCCTGCCGCACCTCTCGCGCTTCCCGGAGCTGCGTAGCCTCAAGCTCCAGTACAGCAACGTGGACGTGCGGCGCCCGACGCCGGAATCGGCCATCGGAATCCGGTGCCTGGCCGggcagctgggaatgctgcccaGCCTCCGCGAGCTCAACCTGGGATCCTCCCGGCTCTCCGGGAATCTGCGCCAGATCCTCTG CGACCTCCAGGCTCCGTTGGAAAGCTTGGAATTGGCCTTCTGCTCCCTCGTTCCCGCCGACCTCGCCTTCCTCTCCCAAAGCTTCCACGCTCCGGCCCTCAAAAGGTTGGATCTGAGCGGCCACGACTTCTCCCAGGGCCTCCTGGAGCCGCTGcggctgctcctggaggaaaCCTCGGCCTCGCTGCTGCACCTGGATCTCATGGAATGCCGCATGGCCGACTCCCACCTGGACGCGCTGCTGCCGACGCTGCGGCGCTGCTCCCGCCTGCGCTTCCTGGGACTCTACGGCAATTCCCTGTCCACGGCCGCGCTCAAGGATCTGCTCCAGAAAACCTTGGAGCTGCCCGATCTCCACCTGGTCGTGTATCCCTTCCCCGTGGATTGCTACAAGCCGGAGCCTCCGCGCCGAGTCCCCGGATCCCGACGGATTTACGAGGAGCCCATGGACGGCGAACGTTTGGCCGCGGCGACGGCGGAgatttcccagctgctggcgAATTCCGGGAGAACCGACCTCGTCTGGACTTACAACCCCTACGGCCACGGGACCCTGGACTACTTCTCCTTGTGA